One Phaseolus vulgaris cultivar G19833 chromosome 4, P. vulgaris v2.0, whole genome shotgun sequence DNA window includes the following coding sequences:
- the LOC137838269 gene encoding uncharacterized protein — protein sequence MSDAQCFSMWGDSNVGWLHNEGENGAGSLLTMWHKEVFLYQSHLIGKGFIVFFGKHMQTDTDIVVVNVYSACNLQDKKTLWGELSSIKTTHQKCPWCFIGDFNVVRRTNERKGKSTRGSQTSEIRLFNEFIEGNLLLDIPIVGMKYTWFKANGSAKSRLDRVLVSEEWIQKWPMCKQYIQPREVSDHCAVIVKSMLKDWGPQPFRSIDAWLMESNFKELVKDKWNSYVVRRDGITNFKDKLKILKEDLKV from the coding sequence aTGTCAGATGCACAATGCTTCTCTATGTGGGGAGATAGCAATGTGGGTTGGCTACATAATGAGGGTGAAAACGGGGCAGGGAGCCTTCTAACCATGTGGCATAAAGAGGTATTCCTTtatcaaagtcatttaataGGGAAAGGTTTTATTGTGTTTTTTGGGAAGCATATGCAAACTGATACGGATATCGTGGTGGTTAACGTATATTCTGCCTGTAATCTTCAAGATAAGAAAACTTTGTGGGGTGAATTATCTAGTATAAAAACAACACATCAAAAATGCCCATGGTGCTTCATAGGTGACTTTAATGTTGTTAGGAGGACCAACGAAAGGAAAGGAAAGAGTACAAGGGGTAGTCAAACAAGTGAAATCCGTCTTTTTAATGAGTTCATAGAAGGAAATCTCTTGTTAGATATACCAATTGTTGGCATGAAATATACTTGGTTTAAAGCTAATGGGTCAGCTAAGAGCAGATTAGATAGAGTGCTGGTATCAGAAGAGTGGATTCAGAAATGGCCAATGTGTAAACAATATATTCAACCTAGGGAGGTTTCGGACCACTGTGCTGTAATAGTGAAATCGATGTTAAAGGATTGGGGACCACAACCCTTTAGGTCTATTGATGCGTGGCTCATGGAGAGCAACTTTAAGGAACTGGTGAAAGATAAATGGAACTCTTACGTCGTGAGACGAGATGGAATAACAAACTTCAAAGATAAACTAAAAATTTTGAAGGAGGATCTAAAAGTCTAG